In the genome of Halapricum salinum, one region contains:
- a CDS encoding LamG-like jellyroll fold domain-containing protein, with protein sequence MGRAELTRRRVLSAGGLATAGGLAGCTDILGGSDSGGPDETGTVSEGVLSSLPLDVLLTFDDGIEDVSGNDRPVSVEGGELVEGRSGQALRLRPPDEYFTVQSGLESPGFDSGDEAEPFSYAAWVQIHSAHRHELFTNEGSRRRLAINSDRQVCGRMWGGRSDIEGSPACGAQVPLEEWVHVGFVFTGTEGRVYYNGDEIARNPWRGYTGSAKTCSGSRAAGGGDCEAAPGEVDATIDEWAIIRTDVSQSTMRELASA encoded by the coding sequence ATGGGACGTGCTGAACTCACTCGCCGTCGAGTGCTTTCGGCTGGTGGACTGGCCACGGCAGGCGGGCTCGCGGGCTGTACCGACATCCTCGGCGGGTCAGATTCCGGTGGTCCTGACGAGACTGGAACTGTGAGCGAGGGCGTTCTCTCGTCGCTCCCGCTGGACGTGTTACTCACGTTCGACGACGGTATCGAGGACGTCTCGGGTAACGACCGACCAGTCTCGGTCGAGGGGGGAGAACTCGTCGAGGGACGGTCTGGTCAGGCGCTCCGACTCAGACCTCCGGACGAGTATTTCACCGTGCAGTCCGGTCTCGAAAGCCCGGGGTTCGATAGCGGCGACGAGGCAGAGCCTTTCTCGTATGCAGCCTGGGTCCAGATCCACAGCGCACACCGCCACGAACTCTTCACGAACGAGGGGAGCCGCCGGCGGTTGGCCATCAACTCGGATCGGCAAGTCTGTGGCCGGATGTGGGGCGGGCGGAGTGACATCGAGGGGTCTCCGGCCTGCGGAGCACAGGTCCCGCTCGAGGAGTGGGTCCACGTCGGCTTCGTGTTCACCGGCACCGAGGGCCGTGTCTACTACAACGGCGACGAGATCGCCCGCAATCCGTGGCGAGGCTACACCGGAAGCGCGAAGACGTGCAGCGGAAGCCGTGCGGCGGGTGGGGGCGACTGTGAAGCCGCCCCAGGCGAAGTCGACGCGACGATCGACGAGTGGGCGATCATCCGAACCGACGTCTCACAATCGACTATGCGCGAGCTTGCCTCGGCCTGA